The Hemicordylus capensis ecotype Gifberg chromosome 6, rHemCap1.1.pri, whole genome shotgun sequence genome window below encodes:
- the LOC128329640 gene encoding leukocyte receptor cluster member 9-like isoform X2 has protein sequence MRNGYIPMEQWTAPETIATKHSTAEINPPCQFSLEGRCRFGARCRNYHSGDVGGTQHLKDHRHTHHPSPLLPSGKKPPMKTADDVISRLLWDAQVPTEYFSIGYLDRFLGIVEEPFTAFSWEDLASIGPGVLAIPKHRIQYFKFRDRIVWDKASRTDDIFGSTGSGRTILEVMKKEAAKATEEKVHNHTSNQDGGKSLEGPGKAEYTGEVDNIGSTREREKLLDIGTGGQAMVGELVEPMGNLNSVGVTHTVLDEGVVSQDPGGEVINSVRGGHAFKGGGSKYTLIVKKGNGYLEEEEGETLVSERRDRGSFPCPKQRPTHFIAIQVTGLEIREAVKTIQGALCKVCPDLAEFCVPLASLHLTLCLLRLNSPAEIYKAITALRELQANSQCLLPPALLLSFQGVETFHAHVLYMSPASMPELETLAQTLENAFSKKDLQVICAPGKEKFHLTMVKIPPGKTGPQLPASSTWIPPIEDLGTQAVEALCLCETGQGRGTSGFYTTLVKLDLY, from the exons ATGAGAAACGGAT ATATCCCCATGGAACAATGGACAGCCCCTGAGACAATTGCAACCAAGCACTCAACTGCTGAGATCAACCCTCCATGCCAATTTTCCCTGGAAGGACGCTGCCGCTTTGGTGCCCGCTGCCGGAACTATCACTCTGGTGATGTTGGTGGCACCCAGCATTTAAAAGATCACAGACACACCCACCATCCTTCCCCACTTCTGCCATCAGGCAAGAAGCCCCCAATGAAAACAGCAGATGATGTTATCTCTCGCCTCCTCTGGGATGCACAGGTGCCAACTGAATACTTTTCCATTGGATACCTTGACCGATTCTTGGGGATTGTGGAAGAGCCTTTTACTGCTTTCTCATGGGAGGATTTAGCTTCCATTGGGCCTGGGGTGCTGGCTATCCCCAAACACCGGATCCAGTATTTTAAATTCAGGGATCGTATCGTATGGGATAAAGCCAGCCGCACAGATGATATTTTTGGGTCTACAGGAAGTGGGAGAACCATCCTGGAGGTAATGAAAAAGGAAGCAGCTAAGGCCACTGAGGAAAAGGTTCACAACCATACTTCAAATCAAGATGGAGGAAAATCACTGGAAGGACCAGGGAAAGCTGAGTACACAGGAGAGGTAGACAACATTGGCTCaaccagagaaagagagaagttgTTAGACATAGGAACTGGTGGGCAGGCAATGGTAGGAGAGCTTGTGGAACCAATGGGCAATTTGAATTCTGTTGGAGTCACACACACTGTCTTGGATGAAGGTGTAGTGAGCCAGGATCCTGGAGGAGAGGTGATCAACTCAGTCAGGGGTGGACACGCATTCAAAGGAGGAGGGTCCAAATACACTCTCATTGTCAAAAAGGGAAATGGTtatttggaggaagaggagggtgaaACCCTAGTTTCAGAAAGGCGAGACAGGGGATCCTTTCCATGTCCCAAGCAGCGCCCCACCCATTTCATAGCCATCCAGGTCACGGGCCTAGAGATCAGAGAAGCCGTGAAGACTATTCAAGGGGCCCTATGCAAGGTTTGCCCTGACTTAGCTGAATTCTGTGTGCCCTTGGCTAGTCTTCACCTCACACTTTGCCTGCTTCGCTTAAATTCCCCAGCAGAGATCTACAAAGCCATCACAGCTCTtcgggagttgcaggccaacagcCAATGCCTGTTACCACCAGCCTTGCTTCTCTCCTTCCAGGGGGTAGAGACTTTCCATGCACATGTGCTTTACATGTCTCCAGCATCCATGCCAGAGCTGGAGACACTGGCACAAACTTTGGAGAATGCCTTTAGCAAAAAAGACTTACAAGTGATTTGTGCTCCAGGCAAAGAGAAGTTTCACTTGACCATGGTGAAGATCCCACCAGGGAAGACAGGGCCACAACTACCGGCATCTTCCACATGGATTCCCCCTATTGAGGATTTAGGAACACAGGCGGTGGAGGcgctgtgcttgtgtgagacaggGCAAGGTAGAGGGACTAGTGGTTTTTACACCACCCTAGTGAAATTAGATTTATACTAA
- the LOC128329640 gene encoding leukocyte receptor cluster member 9-like isoform X1 has product MSESVLSPASNLTALLSDIPMEQWTAPETIATKHSTAEINPPCQFSLEGRCRFGARCRNYHSGDVGGTQHLKDHRHTHHPSPLLPSGKKPPMKTADDVISRLLWDAQVPTEYFSIGYLDRFLGIVEEPFTAFSWEDLASIGPGVLAIPKHRIQYFKFRDRIVWDKASRTDDIFGSTGSGRTILEVMKKEAAKATEEKVHNHTSNQDGGKSLEGPGKAEYTGEVDNIGSTREREKLLDIGTGGQAMVGELVEPMGNLNSVGVTHTVLDEGVVSQDPGGEVINSVRGGHAFKGGGSKYTLIVKKGNGYLEEEEGETLVSERRDRGSFPCPKQRPTHFIAIQVTGLEIREAVKTIQGALCKVCPDLAEFCVPLASLHLTLCLLRLNSPAEIYKAITALRELQANSQCLLPPALLLSFQGVETFHAHVLYMSPASMPELETLAQTLENAFSKKDLQVICAPGKEKFHLTMVKIPPGKTGPQLPASSTWIPPIEDLGTQAVEALCLCETGQGRGTSGFYTTLVKLDLY; this is encoded by the coding sequence ATGTCTGAATCAGTCCTCTCCCCTGCCAGTAACCTCACAGCCCTCCTTTCAGATATCCCCATGGAACAATGGACAGCCCCTGAGACAATTGCAACCAAGCACTCAACTGCTGAGATCAACCCTCCATGCCAATTTTCCCTGGAAGGACGCTGCCGCTTTGGTGCCCGCTGCCGGAACTATCACTCTGGTGATGTTGGTGGCACCCAGCATTTAAAAGATCACAGACACACCCACCATCCTTCCCCACTTCTGCCATCAGGCAAGAAGCCCCCAATGAAAACAGCAGATGATGTTATCTCTCGCCTCCTCTGGGATGCACAGGTGCCAACTGAATACTTTTCCATTGGATACCTTGACCGATTCTTGGGGATTGTGGAAGAGCCTTTTACTGCTTTCTCATGGGAGGATTTAGCTTCCATTGGGCCTGGGGTGCTGGCTATCCCCAAACACCGGATCCAGTATTTTAAATTCAGGGATCGTATCGTATGGGATAAAGCCAGCCGCACAGATGATATTTTTGGGTCTACAGGAAGTGGGAGAACCATCCTGGAGGTAATGAAAAAGGAAGCAGCTAAGGCCACTGAGGAAAAGGTTCACAACCATACTTCAAATCAAGATGGAGGAAAATCACTGGAAGGACCAGGGAAAGCTGAGTACACAGGAGAGGTAGACAACATTGGCTCaaccagagaaagagagaagttgTTAGACATAGGAACTGGTGGGCAGGCAATGGTAGGAGAGCTTGTGGAACCAATGGGCAATTTGAATTCTGTTGGAGTCACACACACTGTCTTGGATGAAGGTGTAGTGAGCCAGGATCCTGGAGGAGAGGTGATCAACTCAGTCAGGGGTGGACACGCATTCAAAGGAGGAGGGTCCAAATACACTCTCATTGTCAAAAAGGGAAATGGTtatttggaggaagaggagggtgaaACCCTAGTTTCAGAAAGGCGAGACAGGGGATCCTTTCCATGTCCCAAGCAGCGCCCCACCCATTTCATAGCCATCCAGGTCACGGGCCTAGAGATCAGAGAAGCCGTGAAGACTATTCAAGGGGCCCTATGCAAGGTTTGCCCTGACTTAGCTGAATTCTGTGTGCCCTTGGCTAGTCTTCACCTCACACTTTGCCTGCTTCGCTTAAATTCCCCAGCAGAGATCTACAAAGCCATCACAGCTCTtcgggagttgcaggccaacagcCAATGCCTGTTACCACCAGCCTTGCTTCTCTCCTTCCAGGGGGTAGAGACTTTCCATGCACATGTGCTTTACATGTCTCCAGCATCCATGCCAGAGCTGGAGACACTGGCACAAACTTTGGAGAATGCCTTTAGCAAAAAAGACTTACAAGTGATTTGTGCTCCAGGCAAAGAGAAGTTTCACTTGACCATGGTGAAGATCCCACCAGGGAAGACAGGGCCACAACTACCGGCATCTTCCACATGGATTCCCCCTATTGAGGATTTAGGAACACAGGCGGTGGAGGcgctgtgcttgtgtgagacaggGCAAGGTAGAGGGACTAGTGGTTTTTACACCACCCTAGTGAAATTAGATTTATACTAA